In Thermococcus camini, a genomic segment contains:
- a CDS encoding cell wall-binding repeat-containing protein → MVWKKAIALLFGLMMVATTASFGHVSAADTSVTVILVSDNEADCTLAQYLANMTGAVVVTTPWGVYDPNVTAGVMSYGPDNVIIIGGPDAVVDRYLDDLKELNITVERWWGRNRYETNLAVIGNATAKLRIKFENHVIVVPGNDTAAIRVALRKAVKVHGVIIFANDTTNITRVMMKIEAHPKNMTLIRSHVMVRMTERLRERFENRVGANVTEVDVNITPEMAMEAINTSEERIASAEELLANVTLPPQRDRVAEKMLNLAKKELERARNAYDDGEYGRAYGQAIAAKAHAEFVIRMASNRWETEIEKNNSMRFQVYLWRIEVQISALERAGINTTELKGLVEELKTAVKNGDYDVADTLMWKIRYKLLELYTQGRWKFKGIERLPVGRGHEHP, encoded by the coding sequence ATGGTGTGGAAAAAAGCTATTGCATTGCTCTTTGGTTTGATGATGGTGGCGACGACCGCCTCCTTCGGCCACGTGTCAGCCGCAGATACCAGCGTGACCGTCATACTCGTCAGCGACAACGAGGCTGACTGCACACTGGCTCAGTACCTCGCCAACATGACAGGCGCGGTGGTCGTGACGACCCCATGGGGGGTCTATGACCCGAACGTCACGGCGGGCGTGATGAGCTACGGCCCCGATAATGTTATAATAATTGGCGGACCCGATGCCGTCGTCGATAGGTACCTGGATGATCTAAAGGAGCTCAACATCACCGTCGAGCGCTGGTGGGGCAGGAACAGGTACGAGACCAACCTGGCGGTCATAGGAAACGCAACCGCCAAGCTCAGGATAAAGTTCGAGAACCACGTGATAGTGGTTCCCGGCAACGACACCGCCGCGATCAGGGTCGCCCTCAGGAAGGCCGTGAAGGTTCACGGGGTGATAATCTTCGCCAACGACACCACCAACATAACCAGAGTCATGATGAAGATAGAGGCCCACCCGAAGAACATGACACTCATCAGAAGCCATGTCATGGTGAGAATGACCGAGAGGCTCAGGGAGAGGTTCGAGAACCGCGTCGGGGCCAACGTCACAGAGGTCGATGTAAACATAACCCCTGAGATGGCGATGGAGGCCATCAACACGAGCGAGGAGCGCATTGCCTCCGCCGAGGAGCTGCTCGCGAACGTTACCCTGCCGCCCCAGAGGGACCGGGTCGCGGAGAAGATGCTGAACCTCGCCAAGAAGGAGCTCGAGAGAGCCAGGAACGCCTATGATGACGGTGAGTACGGAAGGGCCTACGGGCAGGCCATAGCTGCGAAGGCCCACGCCGAGTTCGTCATAAGGATGGCCTCAAACAGGTGGGAGACAGAGATCGAGAAGAACAACTCTATGCGGTTCCAGGTATACCTCTGGAGAATAGAGGTTCAGATCAGCGCGCTGGAAAGGGCGGGAATAAACACCACCGAACTGAAGGGACTCGTTGAGGAGCTGAAAACGGCCGTTAAGAACGGTGACTACGACGTCGCCGATACCCTGATGTGGAAGATACGCTACAAGCTTCTCGAACTCTACACGCAGGGAAGATGGAAATTCAAGGGGATCGAACGCCTCCCCGTTGGGAGGGGACACGAGCACCCGTGA
- a CDS encoding AIR synthase family protein, with amino-acid sequence MLPAGKIPPEKLRELVFNRLGAKGERVILGADLGVDAAAIDFGETVLVASTDPITGAGEGIGFYAVHVNANDVATFGARPKWFLVSILLPENSNEAMLSGIMEELHRSAAKLGVAIVGGHTEVTPGLDRPIVVGTMLGEVPREKLVTSNGAKAGDAIILTKWAGLEGTSIIAGERAGELERAFGREFVERARGFIEMISVVEDALTASEVGVHAMHDPTEGGIANGLHEMADAAGLGFRVHLERIPIREETLKVCRFYGLNPLALISSGALMIAAPRDGVDEILNALGEKGINASVIGEFVEDPGVRVIVENGEERPLERPESDELWKVV; translated from the coding sequence ATGCTGCCCGCGGGTAAAATTCCACCGGAAAAGCTCAGAGAGCTTGTTTTCAACCGCCTCGGGGCCAAGGGAGAGAGGGTGATACTCGGGGCCGACCTCGGGGTGGATGCGGCCGCGATAGACTTCGGAGAGACGGTTCTCGTTGCATCGACCGACCCCATAACCGGTGCCGGGGAGGGAATAGGCTTCTACGCGGTTCACGTCAACGCCAACGACGTGGCCACCTTCGGGGCCAGGCCGAAGTGGTTCCTCGTTTCAATCCTCCTCCCGGAGAACTCCAACGAGGCCATGCTCTCGGGGATAATGGAAGAGCTCCACAGGAGCGCTGCAAAGCTTGGCGTCGCCATAGTGGGCGGCCACACGGAGGTAACGCCGGGCCTCGACAGGCCGATAGTCGTCGGGACGATGCTCGGGGAGGTGCCGAGGGAAAAGCTTGTAACGTCGAACGGAGCCAAGGCTGGAGACGCGATAATACTCACAAAGTGGGCCGGCCTTGAGGGAACGTCGATAATAGCGGGCGAGAGAGCGGGGGAGCTTGAGAGAGCCTTCGGAAGGGAGTTCGTCGAGAGGGCGAGAGGGTTCATCGAGATGATAAGCGTCGTGGAGGATGCCCTCACGGCCAGCGAGGTCGGCGTTCACGCCATGCACGACCCGACGGAGGGTGGAATAGCGAACGGCCTTCACGAGATGGCAGACGCAGCCGGCCTGGGCTTCAGGGTGCACCTCGAGAGGATACCCATCAGAGAGGAGACGCTCAAGGTATGCCGCTTCTACGGCCTGAATCCCCTCGCCCTGATAAGCTCTGGGGCCCTGATGATAGCCGCCCCGAGGGACGGCGTGGATGAGATCCTGAACGCCCTTGGAGAGAAGGGCATAAACGCCTCCGTCATAGGGGAGTTCGTGGAAGACCCCGGCGTCAGGGTCATCGTTGAGAACGGGGAAGAGAGGCCCCTTGAGAGACCTGAGAGCGACGAGCTCTGGAAGGTGGTCTGA